From a single Bacillus pumilus genomic region:
- the nusG gene encoding transcription termination/antitermination protein NusG, with product MEKNWYVVHTYSGYENKVKANLEKRVESMGMQDKIFRVVVPEEEETDIKNGKKKVVKKKVFPGYVLVEIVMTDDSWYVVRNTPGVTGFVGSAGSGSKPTALLPGEAETILKRMGLEERKTEIDFELKETVKVIDGPFANFTGSIEEIDYDKSKVKVFVNMFGRETPVELEFTQIDKL from the coding sequence ATGGAAAAGAATTGGTATGTTGTGCATACGTACTCTGGCTATGAAAACAAAGTAAAAGCAAACTTAGAAAAGCGTGTTGAATCAATGGGCATGCAGGATAAAATCTTCCGTGTCGTCGTACCAGAAGAAGAAGAAACGGATATTAAAAATGGTAAGAAAAAAGTCGTCAAAAAGAAAGTATTCCCTGGCTATGTCCTAGTGGAAATCGTGATGACTGACGACTCTTGGTATGTTGTTCGTAATACACCAGGTGTGACAGGGTTCGTTGGATCAGCTGGATCAGGCTCAAAGCCGACTGCGCTGCTGCCAGGCGAAGCCGAAACCATTCTGAAGAGAATGGGTCTTGAAGAACGCAAAACAGAAATTGACTTTGAATTGAAAGAAACAGTCAAGGTCATCGACGGACCATTTGCTAACTTCACTGGCTCTATAGAAGAGATTGATTACGATAAAAGCAAAGTCAAAGTATTCGTTAATATGTTTGGTAGAGAAACACCTGTGGAACTTGAGTTCACGCAGATCGATAAATTGTAA
- the rplK gene encoding 50S ribosomal protein L11 translates to MAKKVVKVVKLQIPAGKANPAPPVGPALGQAGVNIMGFCKEFNARTADQAGLIIPVEISVFEDRSFTFITKTPPAAVLLKKAAGIESGSGEPNRNKVATVKRDKVREIAETKMPDLNAASVESAMRMVEGTARSMGIVIED, encoded by the coding sequence GTGGCTAAAAAAGTAGTAAAAGTTGTTAAATTGCAAATTCCTGCTGGAAAAGCTAACCCAGCTCCACCAGTTGGACCTGCACTAGGTCAAGCCGGTGTTAATATCATGGGATTCTGTAAGGAGTTTAACGCTCGTACAGCTGACCAAGCTGGTCTTATCATTCCTGTTGAAATTTCGGTTTTTGAAGACCGTTCATTTACATTTATTACTAAAACTCCACCTGCTGCAGTTTTACTTAAAAAAGCAGCTGGTATTGAGTCTGGTTCTGGTGAACCTAACCGTAATAAAGTGGCAACTGTTAAGCGTGATAAAGTACGCGAAATCGCGGAAACAAAAATGCCTGACTTAAACGCTGCTAGCGTTGAATCAGCTATGCGTATGGTTGAAGGTACTGCACGCAGTATGGGTATTGTCATCGAAGATTAA
- the rplA gene encoding 50S ribosomal protein L1 — translation MAKKGKKYVEAAKLIERTKAYDVAEAVSLTKKANTAKFDATVEVAFRLGVDPRKNDQQIRGAVVLPNGTGKTQRVLVFAKGEKAKEAEAAGADYVGDSDYITKIQQGWFEFDVIVATPDMMGEVGKIGRVLGPKGLMPNPKTGTVTFEVEKAINEIKAGKVEYRVDKAGNIHAPIGKVSFEDEKLVENFATIYDTILKAKPAAAKGVYVKNVSVTSTMGPGVKVDPSSFSAK, via the coding sequence ATGGCTAAAAAAGGTAAAAAGTATGTAGAAGCTGCTAAGCTGATCGAACGTACTAAAGCGTATGATGTAGCTGAAGCTGTTTCTCTTACAAAAAAAGCAAATACAGCGAAATTTGATGCGACTGTAGAAGTTGCTTTTCGTTTGGGTGTAGACCCTCGTAAAAACGATCAACAAATCCGCGGTGCAGTTGTACTTCCTAACGGAACTGGTAAAACTCAACGCGTTCTTGTGTTCGCTAAAGGCGAAAAAGCGAAAGAAGCAGAAGCTGCTGGAGCAGACTATGTTGGAGATTCTGATTACATCACTAAAATCCAACAAGGCTGGTTCGAATTCGATGTAATCGTTGCGACACCTGACATGATGGGTGAAGTTGGTAAGATCGGTCGTGTACTTGGACCAAAAGGTCTTATGCCAAACCCTAAAACAGGAACTGTTACATTCGAAGTAGAAAAAGCAATCAATGAAATCAAAGCTGGTAAAGTAGAATACCGCGTTGATAAAGCTGGTAACATCCACGCGCCAATCGGAAAGGTTTCTTTCGAGGACGAAAAGCTTGTTGAGAACTTTGCAACAATCTATGACACAATCCTTAAAGCAAAACCTGCAGCGGCTAAAGGTGTATACGTGAAAAACGTTTCTGTTACATCTACTATGGGCCCTGGCGTGAAAGTGGATCCATCTTCTTTCTCTGCAAAATAA
- the rplJ gene encoding 50S ribosomal protein L10: MSNAIDTKKVVVDEITSKFKDSMSTVIVDYRGLSVSEVTELRKQLREAGVEFKVYKNTLTRRAVEQVELTGLNDFLTGPNAIAFSNEDVIAPAKIINEFAKSHEALEIKAGVIEGNVATVEEVKALAELPSREGLLSMLLSVLQAPVRNLALATKAVAEQKEEQGA; encoded by the coding sequence ATGAGCAATGCAATCGATACTAAAAAAGTTGTCGTTGATGAAATTACTTCTAAATTTAAAGACAGTATGTCTACTGTAATTGTAGATTACCGTGGTCTTTCAGTTTCTGAAGTGACTGAACTTCGTAAACAACTTCGTGAAGCTGGCGTAGAATTCAAAGTTTACAAAAATACTTTGACTCGCCGTGCAGTTGAACAAGTTGAACTAACGGGTTTAAACGATTTCTTAACAGGTCCAAACGCTATCGCATTCAGTAACGAAGATGTTATCGCACCTGCGAAAATCATCAACGAATTTGCGAAAAGCCACGAAGCTTTAGAAATCAAAGCTGGCGTTATCGAAGGAAACGTAGCGACTGTAGAAGAAGTGAAGGCTCTTGCGGAACTTCCGTCTCGCGAAGGCTTACTTTCTATGTTGCTTAGCGTTCTTCAAGCTCCAGTTCGTAACCTTGCTCTTGCTACTAAAGCAGTTGCAGAACAAAAAGAAGAACAAGGCGCTTAA
- the rplL gene encoding 50S ribosomal protein L7/L12, with the protein MALNIEEIIASVKEATVLELNDLVKAIEEEFGVTAAAPVAVAAAAGGAAEEKTDFDLVLAGAGDQKIKVIKVVREITGLGLKEAKELVDNTPKPLKEGIAKEEAEELKAKLEEVGASVEVK; encoded by the coding sequence ATGGCTTTAAATATCGAAGAAATTATTGCTTCAGTTAAAGAAGCAACTGTACTTGAATTAAACGACTTAGTAAAAGCAATCGAAGAAGAATTTGGCGTAACTGCTGCTGCTCCTGTAGCTGTAGCTGCTGCTGCTGGTGGCGCTGCTGAAGAGAAAACTGATTTTGATCTAGTACTTGCTGGTGCTGGAGACCAAAAAATCAAAGTTATCAAAGTGGTTCGTGAAATCACTGGTCTTGGCTTGAAAGAAGCTAAAGAACTTGTTGACAACACTCCAAAACCACTTAAAGAAGGTATTGCTAAAGAAGAAGCTGAAGAACTTAAAGCTAAGCTTGAAGAAGTTGGCGCTTCTGTAGAAGTTAAGTAA
- a CDS encoding class I SAM-dependent methyltransferase: protein MSDHYYTEKPSVKSNKQTWDFTLRNRTFTFTSDSGVFSKKEVDFGSRLLIEAFEEPDLDGDVLDVGCGYGPIGLSLANEMTGRTIHMIDVNERAVELSKENAKHNRIDNIRIYQSDLFSNVHSSAAFASILTNPPIRAGKKVVHAIFEKSADHLLPEGELWVVIQKKQGGPSAIEKLEQLFGEVEVVLKKKGYYIIKAKKV from the coding sequence ATGAGTGACCACTATTATACGGAAAAGCCATCAGTGAAAAGCAATAAACAGACATGGGACTTCACCTTGAGAAACCGTACCTTTACTTTTACAAGTGACAGTGGAGTGTTTTCTAAGAAAGAAGTCGACTTTGGTTCAAGGCTTTTAATTGAAGCTTTTGAAGAACCTGACTTGGATGGCGATGTCTTGGATGTCGGTTGCGGTTATGGACCGATCGGCTTATCGTTAGCAAACGAAATGACGGGCCGCACCATTCATATGATTGATGTGAACGAAAGAGCAGTCGAACTTTCAAAGGAAAACGCTAAACATAATCGCATTGATAATATCCGCATCTATCAAAGTGATTTGTTCTCGAATGTTCATTCATCAGCTGCTTTTGCCTCTATACTGACCAATCCCCCGATACGGGCAGGGAAGAAAGTTGTACATGCGATCTTTGAAAAAAGTGCTGATCATTTATTGCCGGAAGGTGAGTTGTGGGTGGTTATTCAGAAAAAGCAAGGTGGACCATCTGCGATTGAGAAATTAGAGCAGCTTTTTGGAGAAGTCGAGGTAGTATTGAAAAAAAAGGGCTACTATATTATCAAAGCTAAAAAAGTTTGA
- the rpoB gene encoding DNA-directed RNA polymerase subunit beta, which translates to MTGQLVQYGRHRQRRSYARISEVLELPNLIEIQTSSYQWFLDEGLREMFQDISPIEDFTGNLSLEFIDYSLGDPKYPVAESKERDVTYSAPLRVKVRLINKETGEVKDQDVFMGDFPIMTDTGTFIINGAERVIVSQLVRSPSVYFSGKVDKNGKKGFTATVIPNRGAWLEYETDAKDVVYVRIDRTRKLPVTVLLRALGFSSDQEILDLIGENEYLRNTLEKDNTENADKALLEIYERLRPGEPPTVENAKSLLDSRFFDPKRYDLANVGRYKINKKLHIKNRLFNQKLAETLVDPETGEILAEKGQILDRRVLDKVLPYLENGIGFRKLYPNGGVVEDEVELQSIKIYAPSDQEGEQVINVIGNAYVEEAVKNITPSDIIASISYFFNLLHGVGDTDDIDHLGNRRLRSVGELLQNQFRIGLSRMERVVRERMSIQDTNTITPQQLINIRPVIASIKEFFGSSQLSQFMDQTNPLAELTHKRRLSALGPGGLTRERAGMEVRDVHYSHYGRMCPIETPEGPNIGLINSLSSFAKVNRFGFIETPYRRVDPETGKVTPRIDYLTADEEDNYVVAQANAILGEDGSFIDDNIIARFRGENTVVPRNRVDYMDVSPKQVVSAATACIPFLENDDSNRALMGANMQRQAVPLMQPESPIVGTGMEYVSGKDSGAAVICRYPGVVERVEAKNIWVRRYEDVDGQQVKGNLDKYSLLKFVRSNQGTCYNQRPIVSVGDEVVKGEILADGPSMEKGELALGRNVMVGFMTWDGYNYEDAIIMSERLVKDDVYTSIHIEEYESEARDTKLGPEEITRDIPNVGEDALRNLDERGIIRIGAEVKDGDLLVGKVTPKGVTELTAEERLLHAIFGEKAREVRDTSLRVPHGGGGIIHDVKVFNREDGDELPPGVNQLVRVYIVQKRKISEGDKMAGRHGNKGVISKILPEEDMPYLPDGTPIDIMLNPLGVPSRMNIGQVLELHMGMAARYLGIHIASPVFDGAREEDVWETLEEAGMSRDAKTVLYDGRTGEPFDNRVSVGIMYMIKLAHMVDDKLHARSTGPYSLVTQQPLGGKAQFGGQRFGEMEVWALEAYGAAYTLQEILTVKSDDVVGRVKTYEAIVKGDNVPEPGVPESFKVLIKELQSLGMDVKILSGDEEEIEMRDLEDDEETKKADGLALSNDEDAADLAPVDLERDAVTKE; encoded by the coding sequence TTGACAGGTCAACTAGTTCAGTATGGACGACACCGCCAGCGCAGAAGCTACGCACGCATAAGCGAAGTGTTAGAATTACCAAATCTCATTGAAATTCAAACCTCTTCTTATCAGTGGTTTCTTGATGAGGGTCTTAGAGAGATGTTTCAAGATATATCCCCAATTGAGGATTTTACTGGTAACCTTTCTCTTGAATTCATTGATTACAGCCTAGGGGATCCTAAGTATCCTGTAGCAGAATCAAAAGAACGTGATGTAACTTACTCTGCTCCACTAAGAGTAAAAGTTCGTTTAATTAACAAAGAAACTGGAGAAGTAAAAGACCAAGACGTGTTCATGGGTGATTTCCCAATCATGACTGACACAGGTACTTTTATCATTAACGGTGCGGAACGTGTAATCGTTTCTCAGTTAGTACGTTCTCCAAGTGTATATTTCAGTGGTAAAGTAGACAAAAACGGTAAAAAAGGTTTTACTGCGACTGTCATTCCAAACCGTGGCGCATGGTTAGAATACGAAACTGATGCGAAGGATGTAGTCTATGTACGCATCGATCGCACACGTAAGTTGCCGGTTACGGTTCTTTTGCGTGCTCTCGGCTTCAGCTCTGATCAAGAGATTCTTGACCTCATTGGCGAGAATGAATACTTACGCAACACGCTGGAAAAAGACAATACAGAGAATGCTGATAAAGCACTTCTCGAAATCTACGAGCGCCTCCGTCCTGGAGAGCCGCCAACTGTGGAAAATGCGAAAAGCCTGCTAGACTCTCGCTTCTTCGATCCGAAGAGATATGACCTAGCAAATGTTGGGCGCTACAAGATTAATAAGAAGCTTCATATTAAAAATAGACTGTTCAATCAAAAATTGGCTGAAACGTTAGTAGATCCTGAAACAGGTGAAATTCTAGCAGAAAAAGGTCAAATTTTAGACAGAAGAGTTCTTGATAAAGTTCTTCCATACTTAGAAAACGGCATCGGATTTAGAAAGCTTTATCCAAATGGTGGCGTAGTAGAAGATGAAGTAGAACTTCAATCTATTAAGATTTATGCACCGTCTGATCAAGAAGGCGAGCAAGTGATCAACGTGATCGGAAATGCATATGTAGAGGAAGCTGTGAAAAACATCACGCCTTCTGACATCATCGCATCGATCAGTTACTTCTTCAACCTTCTTCATGGTGTAGGTGACACAGATGATATCGACCACCTAGGTAACCGTCGTCTGCGTTCTGTAGGTGAACTTCTGCAAAACCAATTCCGTATTGGTTTAAGCAGAATGGAGCGTGTTGTTCGTGAAAGAATGTCGATCCAAGACACAAACACGATCACACCTCAGCAGCTGATCAACATCCGTCCTGTGATCGCTTCTATCAAAGAGTTCTTTGGTAGCTCTCAGCTTTCTCAGTTCATGGATCAAACAAACCCGCTTGCTGAATTGACGCACAAACGTCGTCTGTCAGCGCTTGGACCGGGTGGTTTGACACGTGAGCGTGCAGGAATGGAAGTTCGTGACGTGCACTACTCTCACTATGGCCGTATGTGTCCGATTGAAACACCAGAGGGTCCAAACATTGGTTTGATCAACTCTCTATCTTCATTTGCAAAAGTAAATCGTTTCGGATTTATTGAAACACCTTACCGTCGGGTTGATCCTGAAACAGGTAAAGTAACACCGAGAATCGATTACTTAACTGCGGATGAAGAGGATAACTACGTAGTAGCACAAGCAAACGCTATATTAGGTGAAGATGGTTCGTTTATCGATGATAATATCATTGCTCGTTTCAGAGGGGAAAACACCGTTGTTCCTCGAAACCGCGTTGACTACATGGATGTTTCGCCAAAGCAGGTTGTTTCTGCAGCGACAGCATGTATCCCGTTCTTAGAAAACGATGACTCTAACCGTGCTCTAATGGGAGCGAACATGCAACGTCAGGCTGTGCCTTTGATGCAGCCGGAATCACCGATTGTTGGTACAGGTATGGAGTATGTATCAGGTAAAGACTCTGGTGCTGCTGTGATCTGTCGCTATCCAGGTGTTGTAGAACGTGTTGAAGCAAAAAATATTTGGGTTCGCCGTTATGAAGACGTTGACGGACAACAAGTCAAAGGAAACCTAGACAAATACAGCTTGCTGAAATTTGTCCGCTCTAACCAAGGGACTTGCTACAACCAGCGTCCAATCGTAAGTGTTGGGGATGAAGTCGTAAAAGGAGAAATCCTTGCAGACGGTCCTTCAATGGAAAAAGGTGAATTGGCTCTAGGACGTAACGTCATGGTCGGCTTCATGACTTGGGACGGTTATAACTACGAGGATGCGATCATCATGAGTGAGCGCCTTGTAAAAGATGACGTCTACACATCTATTCATATTGAAGAATATGAATCAGAAGCTCGTGATACAAAGCTTGGACCGGAAGAAATCACTCGTGATATTCCAAACGTTGGGGAAGATGCTTTACGCAACCTTGACGAGCGCGGAATCATCCGTATTGGTGCAGAAGTAAAAGACGGAGACCTTCTTGTAGGAAAAGTAACGCCTAAAGGTGTAACTGAACTAACAGCTGAAGAACGTCTATTGCATGCAATTTTCGGTGAAAAGGCTCGTGAAGTACGTGATACGTCTCTACGTGTACCACACGGCGGCGGTGGAATCATCCACGATGTCAAAGTCTTTAACCGTGAAGATGGAGATGAACTTCCTCCAGGTGTAAACCAATTAGTCCGTGTATACATCGTTCAGAAGCGTAAAATTTCTGAAGGTGACAAAATGGCCGGACGACATGGTAACAAAGGGGTTATCTCTAAAATCCTTCCAGAAGAAGATATGCCGTATCTTCCAGACGGAACACCGATTGATATCATGTTAAACCCTCTAGGGGTACCATCTCGTATGAACATCGGTCAGGTACTTGAGCTTCATATGGGTATGGCTGCACGTTACCTTGGCATCCACATTGCGTCACCAGTATTCGATGGTGCGCGCGAGGAAGATGTTTGGGAAACGCTTGAAGAAGCAGGTATGTCCCGTGATGCGAAAACAGTCCTTTATGATGGTCGAACTGGTGAACCATTCGACAACCGTGTATCTGTCGGAATCATGTACATGATCAAACTGGCTCACATGGTTGACGATAAACTTCACGCACGTTCAACTGGACCATACTCACTTGTTACGCAGCAGCCACTTGGCGGTAAAGCACAGTTTGGTGGTCAGCGTTTCGGAGAGATGGAGGTATGGGCACTTGAAGCATACGGTGCAGCATACACACTTCAAGAGATCTTAACAGTTAAATCGGATGACGTTGTGGGACGTGTGAAAACATACGAAGCCATCGTCAAAGGGGATAACGTACCTGAACCAGGTGTCCCTGAATCATTCAAAGTGTTAATCAAAGAACTTCAAAGTTTAGGTATGGATGTTAAAATCCTATCTGGCGATGAAGAAGAGATAGAAATGAGAGATTTAGAAGACGATGAGGAAACGAAGAAAGCAGACGGATTAGCGTTATCTAATGACGAAGATGCTGCAGACCTCGCACCTGTCGATCTTGAACGTGACGCAGTCACAAAAGAATAG